One window of the Xenopus tropicalis strain Nigerian chromosome 10, UCB_Xtro_10.0, whole genome shotgun sequence genome contains the following:
- the LOC100492521 gene encoding E3 ubiquitin/ISG15 ligase TRIM25 isoform X2 translates to MIRDIGRDITSREELVASRQNAHREIQILLRNSQRNVSRDFLEMRHYLERQEGGALWRIRQEQDAAQREMQDSVATVTAEISQLRERKAHLEEKLQYDWLDLLKSEGTVCESGTQHPCPLGDPQHLFDCNRIVETTQVISEMKLSLLAHPLLEEAPCPPPKLMEEEFGVPSEEPAAGQPPMPVSPARAPQNLLQLMEEEFGVPSEEPAAGQPPMPVSPARAPQNLLQLMEEEFGVPSEEPAAGQPPMPVSPARAPQNLLQWARKVWFDPQTVSSRLSLSSNNKTVTVTAANQHYPEGPLRFKVSQVLCAQSFSSGCCYWQVCARQGASWGIGVACAEIERTHRLGRNHLSWCVEWAKGGLSAWHSDQGIGLPGAKPQLVGVFLDCEAKLLSFYSGTGDSQVLLHSYRIRFSSRLFPAVWLFGLSRGTSLTITDPTSREPDG, encoded by the exons ATTCTGCTGCGCAATAGCCAACGCAACGTGAGCAGGGACTTCCTGGAAATGCGCCATTACCTGGAGCGGCAGGAAGGGGGCGCCCTCTGGCGCATTCGGCAGGAACAGGACGCGGCGCAAAGGGAAATGCAGGACAGTGTCGCTACCGTCACGGCCGAGATCTCACAACTGCGGGAGAGAAAAGCGCATCTGGAGGAAAAGCTGCAATACGATTGGCTGGATCTACTAAAG AGTGAGGGCACCGTGTGTGAGAGTGGCACCCAGCACCCATGCCCCCTGGGGGACCCCCAGCATCTGTTTGATTGTAACAGGATCGTAGAGACCACCCAGGTGATATCTGAGATGAAGCTCAGTCTGTTGGCCCACCCGCTGCTGGAAGaagccccctgcccccccccaaaac TAATGGAAGAGGAATTTGGGGTACCCAGCGAGGAACCAGCTGCAGGGCAGCCCCCCATGCCCGTGTCACCAGCGAGGGCCCCCCAGAACCTCCTGCAAT TAATGGAAGAGGAATTTGGGGTACCCAGCGAGGAACCAGCTGCAGGGCAGCCCCCCATGCCCGTGTCACCAGCGAGGGCCCCCCAGAACCTCCTGCAAT TAATGGAAGAGGAATTTGGGGTACCCAGCGAGGAACCAGCTGCAGGGCAGCCCCCCATGCCCGTGTCACCAGCGAGGGCCCCCCAGAACCTCCTGCAAT GGGCCCGTAAAGTGTGGTTTGACCCCCAGACCGTGAGCAGCCGCCTGTCGCTCTCCTCTAACAACAAGACGGTGACGGTGacggcagccaatcagcattacCCTGAGGGGCCCCTCCGATTCAAAGTGAGCCAAGTTCTCTGCGCCCAAAGCTTCTCCTCTGGGTGCTGCTACTGGCAGGTCTGTGCCAGGCAGGGTGCCAGCTGGGGCATTGGCGTGGCTTGTGCGGAGATTGAAAGGACCCATCGCCTGGGCAGAAACCATTTGTCCTGGTGTGTGGAATGGGCCAAGGGGGGGCTGTCGGCCTGGCACAGCGACCAGGGCATCGGGCTCCCCGGGGCAAAGCCACAGCTTGTGGGGGTCTTCCTAGACTGCGAGGCCAAACTCCTTTCCTTCTATTCCG GCACAGGGGATTCCCAGGTTCTGCTCCATTCCTACAGGATCCGTTTCAGTTCCCGCCTCTTCCCGGCAGTCTGGCTCTTTGGTCTGTCACGTGGCACCTCCCTGACTATCACCGACCCCACGAGCCGGGAGCCAGATGGGTGA
- the LOC100492521 gene encoding E3 ubiquitin/ISG15 ligase TRIM25 isoform X1, with amino-acid sequence MIRDIGRDITSREELVASRQNAHREIQILLRNSQRNVSRDFLEMRHYLERQEGGALWRIRQEQDAAQREMQDSVATVTAEISQLRERKAHLEEKLQYDWLDLLKSEGTVCESGTQHPCPLGDPQHLFDCNRIVETTQVISEMKLSLLAHPLLEEAPCPPPKLMEEEFGVPSEEPAAGQPPMPVSPARAPQNLLQLMEEEFGVPSEEPAAGQPPMPVSPARAPQNLLQSVMEEEFGVPSEEPAAGQPPMPVSPARAPQNLLQWARKVWFDPQTVSSRLSLSSNNKTVTVTAANQHYPEGPLRFKVSQVLCAQSFSSGCCYWQVCARQGASWGIGVACAEIERTHRLGRNHLSWCVEWAKGGLSAWHSDQGIGLPGAKPQLVGVFLDCEAKLLSFYSGTGDSQVLLHSYRIRFSSRLFPAVWLFGLSRGTSLTITDPTSREPDG; translated from the exons ATTCTGCTGCGCAATAGCCAACGCAACGTGAGCAGGGACTTCCTGGAAATGCGCCATTACCTGGAGCGGCAGGAAGGGGGCGCCCTCTGGCGCATTCGGCAGGAACAGGACGCGGCGCAAAGGGAAATGCAGGACAGTGTCGCTACCGTCACGGCCGAGATCTCACAACTGCGGGAGAGAAAAGCGCATCTGGAGGAAAAGCTGCAATACGATTGGCTGGATCTACTAAAG AGTGAGGGCACCGTGTGTGAGAGTGGCACCCAGCACCCATGCCCCCTGGGGGACCCCCAGCATCTGTTTGATTGTAACAGGATCGTAGAGACCACCCAGGTGATATCTGAGATGAAGCTCAGTCTGTTGGCCCACCCGCTGCTGGAAGaagccccctgcccccccccaaaac TAATGGAAGAGGAATTTGGGGTACCCAGCGAGGAACCAGCTGCAGGGCAGCCCCCCATGCCCGTGTCACCAGCGAGGGCCCCCCAGAACCTCCTGCAAT TAATGGAAGAGGAATTTGGGGTACCCAGCGAGGAACCAGCTGCAGGGCAGCCCCCCATGCCCGTGTCACCAGCGAGGGCCCCCCAGAACCTCCTGCAAT CAGTAATGGAAGAGGAATTTGGGGTACCCAGCGAGGAACCAGCTGCAGGGCAGCCCCCCATGCCCGTGTCACCAGCGAGGGCCCCCCAGAACCTCCTGCAAT GGGCCCGTAAAGTGTGGTTTGACCCCCAGACCGTGAGCAGCCGCCTGTCGCTCTCCTCTAACAACAAGACGGTGACGGTGacggcagccaatcagcattacCCTGAGGGGCCCCTCCGATTCAAAGTGAGCCAAGTTCTCTGCGCCCAAAGCTTCTCCTCTGGGTGCTGCTACTGGCAGGTCTGTGCCAGGCAGGGTGCCAGCTGGGGCATTGGCGTGGCTTGTGCGGAGATTGAAAGGACCCATCGCCTGGGCAGAAACCATTTGTCCTGGTGTGTGGAATGGGCCAAGGGGGGGCTGTCGGCCTGGCACAGCGACCAGGGCATCGGGCTCCCCGGGGCAAAGCCACAGCTTGTGGGGGTCTTCCTAGACTGCGAGGCCAAACTCCTTTCCTTCTATTCCG GCACAGGGGATTCCCAGGTTCTGCTCCATTCCTACAGGATCCGTTTCAGTTCCCGCCTCTTCCCGGCAGTCTGGCTCTTTGGTCTGTCACGTGGCACCTCCCTGACTATCACCGACCCCACGAGCCGGGAGCCAGATGGGTGA